The nucleotide window CGGGTGCGGGCCATCGTCACCACCGCCCGGACCAGCGGGGGAACCGCCCCCGCCAGCAGCGCCCACCACTGTCCGACCCCGACGGCGCGCAGCCCGTAGAACACCAGCAGCGGCGCCGCCACGTTGACGCCCAGGTTGGCCGCCAGCGCCCGGTAGGGCGACCTTTCGGCCGGCGGCCCGGCGGGGCCGGCACCGGTGTCCTCGACGGTGGGTACGGCACCGGTGGCGGGCCGGAAAACTTCCTCAGTCCTCATCTCGATCACCTCGCCATCGACGCTACGGACCCGCCATGCCACGGGTAATGAGTCTGGCCACCCGACGGGGGTGTATCCAGCCCCACCCCCGTCCGGGGCCCCGGCCCACCCCGGGCCGCCCCGCCCTGGTCCAGACTGAACGGGCCGGGCGCATCCGTGACGCGTACCGGGCACGGACGAGGAGGACCACGCCATGACGACGAAACCCGCCGGACCGGTGCGCCGGACGCTGCGCCGGCTGGGCCCCTACCACGTCGACCTGGCCTACTCCGTCTCCGTCGGCTTCACGCTCGTCACCCTCGCGCTGTGCGCCGCCCCCGTCGCCGCCGTCGCGTTCGCCGCCCCCGGCACCGGCGCCGGCCGCCGCGCGCTGCGGGCCACCCGCAGGGCGGCCCGGTTCGTCCGCGCCTACGGCGCCAAGTGGCACGCGGCGGGCCACCCGGACGACTACCTGCCCGACCCCTACCTCCCGCGCCCGCCCCGCCAGGACCCCGCCACCCGACGCGACCTCGCCTTCTTCGCCAGCGAACCGCTCGTCGGCACGGTGCTGCTGCTCCTGCCCGCCGCGCTCGCCTGGTGCGGGCTGTTCTGGCTGACCGCTCCGGCCATCGGCGCCTACTTCGGCGGAGACCACAGCGCCTTCCACGGCGCGCTGTTCGGCTCCACGGCGGCGGCCCTGCCCGGTGGTGTCGCCGTCTACCTCGCCGCGCTGCCGCTCGCCCGCGCCGGGCGCGTCCGCCACGGCCGCTGGCTGCCGGTGCTCCTCGGCCCCGCCCCCGCCGTCGCCTCGGACGTCGCCGTGGAGCACGAACGCAGACGGCTCGCCGCCCGCGTCGCCGAACTCACCGAGACCCGCACCGCCACCCTGGACACCGCCGCCGCCGAACTGCGCCGCATCGAACGCGACCTGCACGACGGCACCCAGGCCCGGCTGGTCGCCCTGGGCATGAACCTCGGCGCGCTCGGCACACTGATCGACACCGACCCGGCCCGCGCCAGACAACTGCTCGGCCAGATGCGGGACGACTCCGTCAAAGCCCTGACCGAACTGCGCCACCTGGTCCGCGGCATCCACCCCCCGGTGCTCGCCGAACGCGGACTGGCCGACGCGGTACGGGCGTTGGCGCTCGACGCCCCGCTGGAGGCCGAGGCCGACGTCGTACTGCCCGGACGCCCGGAGCCGCCCATCGAGTCGGCGCTCTACTTCGCCGTCTCCGAACTGCTGACCAACGCGGCCAGGCACAGCGGCGCCACGACGGTGCGGATCACCCTGCGCCATGAGGACGGACTCCTGCGCTGCGCCGTCCGGGACGACGGCCGCGGCGGCGCCGACCCCGACGCCGCCCACGGCAGCGGACTGCGCGGGGTGCGCCGCAGACTGTCCGCCTTCGACGGTAGGGTCACGGTGCACAGCCCGCCGGGCGGCCCGACCGTGGTGACGATGGAGATCCCATGCGTGTTGTCCTCGCCGAGGACCTCTTCCTCCTCCGGGACGGACTCGTCAACCTCCTGACCGCGCACGGCTTCACCCTCGCCGCGGCCGTGGCCAGCGGCCCCGAGCTGGAACGGGCGCTGCGAGAGGAGGAGCTGGACGTCGCCGTGGTGGACGTCCGCCTCCCGCCCACCTTCACCGACGAGGGCCTCCAGGCGGCGCTGGCCGCGCGCCGCGAACGCCCGGGGCTGCCGGTGCTGGTCCTCTCCCAGCACGTCGAACAGCTCTACGCGCGCGAACTGCTCGCCGATGGCAGCGGAGCCGTCGGCTACCTGCTCAAGGACCGCGTCCTCAACGCCGACCAGTTCATCGACGCCGTACGGCGCGTGGCCGCCGGCGGCACGGTGATGGACCCCGAGGTCATCGCCAAACTGCTGGGCGGACGCCGCCGGGACGACCCGCTGGCCGCGCTCACCCCGCGCGAACGCGATGTGCTCGCCCTGATGGCGGAGGGCGCCTCCAACGCGGCCATCGCCGGCCGGCTGTGCGTCAGCGAGAGCGCCGTCGGCAAACACTCGGCCAGCATCTTCGGCAAGCTCGGCATCGGCGCCTCGGACGACACCAACCGCCGCGTCCTCGCCGTCCTCGCCTACCTCGACGGCACCGCCGCCCGGGACCCCGACCGCCCGTAGCCCGCCCGACGCGAAACGCGCGGCGTCAAGGGCGGGAACCGAGCGTGACCTCGACCAGCTCGCGCCACGGGGCCCGCGCCCCCTCCCGCGCCGCCTCGGCGAACGCCACGTCACCGAGGCGGTGCCGCGCCGCCCGCTCGATACGGGCCGCGTCCGGATGGGAGCGGTCCTTCAGGCCGCGTACCCCCTCGCTCGCCGCGAGCAGCCGTGCCGCCTGCCCGTGCTCGTCGCCGCGCAGCGCCAGATCGGCGACGCCGACGAGCACCTGGGCGACCAGCGGCGCGTATCCGGCCCGCGCCGCCGCCTCGCAGGCCGCCGCCCGGTGCGCCCGCGCCTCGCCCAGGTCGGTGGTGAGGTAGCCGAGCAGGTCGTGCCGCACCGCCCGGATGCTGGCCCACTCCGCCCCGTCGCCCAACAGGGCTGCGGCGGCGTCGAGTTGCCGCAGCGCCTCCTGGGCGTCGCCGCGCCACCGGGCGAGCTCGGCCCGGGCGAGGGCGAGTTCGGCCAGCGCGTCCGGCCAGGTGACCCGCTCCGCGTACCGCTGCGCCTCGGCGATGGCGGCGGCGCAGGCGTCCTCGTCGCCCATCAGCCGGTGCAGCCGCGCCTGGGCCGACCGCATGCGGATGACGTCCTCGGTGGCGCCCAGCTCGGTGACGGCCGCGACGGCCCGCTCGTAGTGGTCGCACGCGGCGGCGAACTCGCCGCGCACGGTCAACCGGTCGGCCAGCTCCGTCCGCGCGAACGAGATCCCGAACCGCTCACCCAGCGCCTCGAACTCGGCGAGCGCCGTCTCCAGGTACACGTCCGCGTCCCGCCCCTCCTGGCCGGTCACGACCCGCATCTTGCCCATGTGCAGCCGGGCCAGCGCGCGCACCCAGGGGTCCTCGTCGTCCAGCAGCGGTTCGAACGCCGTGAGCATGGCGTCGGGCCCCTGGAGCAGGCGTTCCAGCGCGCCGGCCAGTCCCAGCAGCGGGTTGCCGCGCCCGCTGCGCCGGCTGAACCGGTACGCCTCGTGGATCCACTCCGCCGCCTGCTGCGCGTCACCGCGCCCGGAGCTGACGAAGAGCACGACCAGCCCGTACACCATGGCCCGCACCTCGTCGGCCGCCTCGCCCGGCATCCTGGCGGCCACGGAGACCAGCTCCATCCCCTCGGTCCGGCGCCCGCTGAGCCACCAGTACCAGCCGGCCGCCGCCGCGAGCCGCATCGCCTCCCGCGCCTCGCCGGCCGCCAGCGCGCCGCGCATCGCGGCACCGATGTTGTCGTGCTCGGCGCCGAGCACGGTGAGCCACCGCAGTTGCCCGGCGCGGCGAAGACACGGCTCGGCGGTCTCGGCCAGCTCGGTGAAGAAGGCCAGATGCGCCCGGCGTGCCGCCTCGAACTCGCCCGCCTCGGCGAGCCGGTGCCCGGCGTACTCCTTGATCGTGCCGGTCATGCGGTAGCGGGGTGCGTCGCCGTCCTCGGCGAGCAGCAGTGACTTCTCGGTCAGCGCGGTGAGCAGTTCGAGCACCTGCTCCGGCCCGGCCCCGGGGCCGGCGCAGACCCGTTCGGCCGCCTCCAGGCTCGCCCCGCCGGAGAACACCGACAGTCTGCGCAGCACCGCCCGTTCGGCGTCGGTGAGCAGCTCCCAGCTCCAGTCGACCACCGCGCGCAGCGTCTTGTGGCGGGGGAGCGCGGTGCGGCTGCCGCTGGTCAGCAGGCGGAACCGGTCGTCGAGGCGCTGGGCGAGCCGGTCGACGGACATGGTGCGCAACCGGGTCGCGGCCAGCTCGATCGCCAGCGGCATCCCGTCCAGCGCCCGGCAGACGCGGGCCATCACCGCCAGTGTGCGGGCGTCGGCCGCCAGGTCCCGGCGCACCGCCCCGGCCCGGTCCCGCAGCAACTGGACGGCGGGGGAGGAGGCGATCTCGTCCGGGTCCGCCTCCTCGGCCGGCAGGGCCAGCGGCTCGACCGGCCACAGCGCCTCACCGGTGATGCCGAGCGGTTCCCGGCTCGTCGCCAGGACGCGCAGCCGACGGCACTCGCCGAGCACCCGGTGGGCGAAGACCGCCGCGGACTCGATCACGTGCTCGCAGTTGTCCAGGACCAGCAGCGCCTCCCGCTCACGGATCGCGGCGACCAGCCGGTCCGTCAACTCCGCGGTCGAGTGGCCGCCGAGCATGGCGTCCCGCAGGCCCAGCCCGGCCAGCGCCGCACGCGCCACGTCACCGTCCGGGCCGACACCGGCCAGCTCCACCAGCCAGGCCCCGCCCGGCAGTTCGCCGACGAGCGTGCGCGCCGTCTCCGTGGCCAACCTGGTCTTTCCCGAACCGCCCGGCCCGGTCAGCGTGGTGAGCCGGTGCGCGCCGACCAGCTCACGCACCGCGGCCACGTCGGCGTCCTTGCCCACGAAACTGGTCAGCTCGGCCCGCAGATTGGTCCGCCGCTCCGCCTCCCGCCGCCCCAACTCCCCCCGCAGCAAGGCGACATGGACCTTCGACAGCTCCGGCGACGGATCGACGCCCAGCGTGTCGGCCAGGGCCGCGCGCGTCCGCTCGTACACCAGCAGCGCCTCGCTGTCCCGGCCGGCCGCGGCGAGCGCACGCATCAGCGCGGCGACGAGCCGTTCCCGCACCGGGTGCGCGGCCACCAGGTCGGACAACTCCGCCACCATCCGCGCGCCGTCCCCCAGCGTGACCTCCGCCTCGGCCCGCTCCTCGACGGCGGTCAGCCGCATCGCCTCCAGCCGGGCGACCGCGGCGTCGAACCCGGCGCTGTCCCGCAGACCGACGTCCTGCAGGGCCGCCCCGCGCCACAGCCCCAGCGCCGCACGCAGCGGCTCCACCCGCCGGGAACCGTCCTCCGCGCCGCCCCGCGCCGCGCCGACGAGACGCTCGAACCGCACCGCGTCCACCGCGTCGGGCTCCACCGCCAGCCGGTAGCCGTCCGTATGCCCCTCGACCACCCCGTCCGGCAGCGCCTTCCGCAGCCGGGACACCAGGCGCTGCAACGCGTTCACCGCGTCCGCCGGCGGCTGCTCGCCCCAGATCCAGTCGACCAGCGACGCCTTCGGGACCACCTGGCCCGGCTTGAGCGCGAGGGCGGCCAGCAGCCCGCGCAACCGCGCCCCCGGCACCTGGGCCGAGCCGCCGTCGTCCCCGTGAACCTCCAACGGCCCCAGCAACCCGATCTGCACCCGCCGATTTTGCCACGGGGGAGCCGGCGGACCTCCCCCGCTCACCCCGGCGCTGGCAGACTCCTGGGCCATGGCGAACAGCGGACTGTGGGTCGGCGTCCTCACCGCGCTGACCGCGCTCGGGGCGAGTTACATCACCGCGCGGGCGACCTCCCGCGCGGCGCTGGTCCAGGCCCGGACCACGGCGACGGCACAGGCGCTGCGCGAACAGCGCGAGCGGCGCCGGGCCACCTACCGGGAGATGATGAACCGCGCGCACGCCTTCTCGGAGGTCACCTGGGAGATCGACGCCGTCGACGCCGCGCCCGACCGGCACACCAAGGACCGGCTCCTGACGCGCATGTACGAACGCATCGGCCCGGCCATCGGCGCCATGAACCGGGCCACCCACGAGGTCCGCCTCGACGGGCCCGCCGAGGTCTCCGCCGCCGCGGAACGGGTACGGCAGGCGGCACGCGGCGTCCAGCCCCGGCTCAAGGCGCTCATCGGTGACGGCGGCCCCGAGCGCAGGGCGGAGTACGACGCCGCGTACGTGGACTTCCGGGACGCCTTCATGGCCTTCGTCGGCCTGGCGAGGCAGGCGCTGGAGGTCGAGGAGGGCTGACGCACGGGGGGCGGGACGGCGGGGCGGCCCCCGTGCGGTGGTGCTCAGCGCAGCCGCAGCGCCTCGCGGACGGTGGTGAACAGGTCGGTCTGGTTGGTGACGCCGAGGACGCGGTAGGCCAGCGGGCCCTGGGCGGCGATGCGGACCTGGGTGCCGGTGTGCTCCTGGGACCGGCCCGGGGTGTTGGTCGAGTAGTTGACCTTCAGCTGCTGGCCCTCGTTGGTGACGAGGGTGGCGGAGAGCCCGGGCGGGGTGGCCTCCAGCGGGACGATCTGGCTGGTGTGGCCGTGGTCGGCGGTGGTGACGACGAGGGTGTCGGGGTGCTGGGCGGCGTAGGCGCGGGCGACCCGCACCGCCTTGTCGAAGGCGGCGGTCTCGCCGATCTGGCCGCAGGGGTCGGCGGCGTGGTCCTGCTTGTCGATGGAGGCGCCCTCGATCTGGAGGAAGAAGCCCTGCCGGGAGTGCTTCTGCTTGGCCTCCAGCAGGCGGATGGCCTTCGCCGCGGAGTCGGCCAGGCTCGGGGTGGCCGCCGGGCGGCCGGGGTTGGAGGTGACGCACCGCTGCGGGTCCGTGCCGCCGACCGCGGCCGGCTTGCCGGTCCACTCGGTGGGCACGTTGCCGGGGGCGAAGAGACCGAGGACCGGCCGCCCCGGCTCGGCCGCCTTCATCGACGCGTCGTCGGTGACGACCCGGTAACCGAGCCTGCGTGCCTGCTCGGTGACGGTGAGGCCCTTGTACCTGCCGTCGGTGACCTTCTGGTCGAAGCGCTGCCTGCCGCCGCCGAAGAGGACGTCGACCTTGTGACCGACCTCCTGCTCGGCGATGGAGCCCGGCCCGCCCGCGGCGATGGTGTCGGTGGGGCACTTGGCCATGTCGGCCGGGCCCTGGCAGGAGCGGTCGGTCACGTGCGAGGCGAGCACCGCCGGGGTGGCGTCGGTGAGTTCGGCGGTGGTGACGTCACCGGTGGCGTAGCCGTTGCGCTGGGCCAGCTCCAGCAGGGTGCGCACCGGCTTGTCGGTGCCGGGGGTCTTGGAGACGCGTCCGTTGACCGTCTTCACGCCGGTGGCCCAGCCGGTGCCGCTGGCGGCGGAGTCGGTGACGTAGTCCGGCGTGCCGTCGGCGTGCACGGCGTACGTGGTGTACGCGCCGGTGAGCGGGAACGCGTCCATGTTCAGGCGGCCGTTGGCGCCGACCGTGTAGTCCCGGGCGAGGGTGATCTCCGAGTCGCCCATGCCGTCGCCGATGAGCAGGATGACGTTCCTCGCCTTCCCGCCCTGGATCGCGGACTTCGCCCGGTCCTTGCCGTCGAAGGCGCCGGCGGTGGTGGTCACGGCCACGGCGGCCGTGGTGGCCGCGATCAGCGCGGTGGCGACGGTGAGGTGACGGCGGGTGGGTCTGGGCATGGGAACGACTCCTTGTGGTGCCCGTCGTGGCGTTCGACGGGCGGATGCGGGGAACGACGGACGTCAGATCACCATGCGTTCGCAAAGCGAAGGTAAACGAACGGTCGAGAACGGCTGGCCAGGGCATGATCAGCGGTGACCGCCGGGCCGTCGGCACCGTGCAACCTTCCGCCGTCCTCACGAGTCTCCGCGCTGTAAGGGCAACACCTGGACCACCGGCCCCGTCACCGCCGATGGCGAGACCCGCCACTACCGGGTCCTCGTCACCAACGACGGCGGCACCACCACCTACAGCGCGGTCGGCCTCGTCGCCTACGCCCCGAACGAACTCTGGCTCGACGTCCCCGACACCGTCGCCCCCCAGTACGCCCCCGACCTGACGCTGCGCCGCTGCGCCGACGGCATGCAGGCGACCGCCTCGGACAGCGCTCCGGCACCGTTGCGTGACTTCACCGGCTTCGAGATCGAGCGCCGCGAGGCGACCTCCGACACCTGGTCGGTCGTCCTCCACCACGCCTTCGACCCGCGTTCCGCCTCGGCCACCGTCTGCGACCCGCTCCCCGCCGACGGGCACCGTTACGAGTACCGGGCCCGGTCCTACGACGCGGCCGGCAACTACTCGCCGTACAGCGTGACCGTCACGGCGTCCCTGCCGGTCCCCGCGCCCGCCGGGCCCGGCCGGATCAGCGGTACGACGGCGGCGCGGGAGCGCTGACGCGACCTACGCGGCCGGTTCGGCCCGGGCCTGCGCCTGGCCGGCCAGCCGTGCCGCCAACTCCTCGGCCAGCCGCGCGGCCGGGCCGCGACGGCGACGGGAGAGGGCGAGCCCCAGGTGGCGGCGGGGGCTCAGCGCGGCCAGCGGGAGCGCGACCAGCCCCGGGTGGCGGGTCAGCCCGATCTCGGGGATCAGCGCGATGCCGATCCCGGCGAGGACGAGCGACTGGGCGAAGTCGTAGTCGGTCGCGGTGCACGAGATCCGCAACGCGACGTGGGCCAGATCGGCGTAGTGGACGAGCTGGTCGGCCGACTTGCGGCACCCCAGGATCCAGCGCTGATCGGCGAGTTCGGCCAGGTGCGGTGGCTCGGGACGGGACCGGTGGCGGGCCGCGGCCGGATGGTGGCGCGGCAGCACGACGCGCCGCCCTCGACGCGGGCGTGCGGCTGATCGACACCGCCGACTGCTACCAGTGGCACGCGGACGAACTCGGCCACAACGAACGGCTCGTCGCCCGCGCGCTGGCCGCCTACGGCAGCGGCGCGGACGACGTCCTGGTGGCCACCAAGGGCGGCCGGGGCCGCCCCGGCGACGGAACGTGGACGGTCCACGGCGACCCGCGCCACCTGCGCCGCGCGGCCGAGGCGTCGGCGGCCCGGCTCGGGGTGGCGGCGATCGGCCTGTACCAACTGCACAAGCCGGACCCCGCCGTCCCCTTCGCCGACTCCGTCGGCGCGCTGCGCGACCTGGCCGACGCCGGAACCATCCGGATGGTCGGCCTCTCCAACGTCGACCCCGACCAGATCCGCACCGCCCGGGAGATCCTCGGCCCACGCCTCGTCTCCGTGCAGAACCGCTTCTCCCCGGCCCACCCCACCACCCGCGACACCCTCGACCTGTGCACCGCGCTCGGCCTCGCCTTCCTGCCGTGGAGCCCGCTCGGCGGAATCTCGGTCAGCGCCGTGGACGACCCGGGGACCACCACACCGCCCCCGGACACCCCCTTCCACGCCCTCGCCCGCGACCGGGGTGTCAGCCCGCAGCAGATCTGCCTCGCCTGGCACCTGGCGCTCTCCCCGGTGGTGATCCCCATCCCCGGCGCCCGCCGCCCGGCCTCCATCCGCGACTCCGCCGCGGCGGCCCGGCTCACGCTGTCGCAGGCCGAGTTGGCGAGGCTGAGCCCCGGTACGTGAGAGCCCGGGCGCGGTGTCAGGGCCGTGACAGTCGTATGTCAGCCCCGTCCGGGATCGTGATCGCAACAAGCGTCACGAAAGGACTTCCGATGAGCCAAGCGCTTCCCATCCCCGAGGGCCTTCCCGCGGAGCGCGACGCGGGCCCCTTCGACCCGCCCCGCGGCATCACCCGGATGCGCGAGGCCCGCCCGGTCATGCCCCTGATCTTCCCCGACGGCCACGAGGGCTGGCTCGTCACCGGTTACGACGCGGTCCGCCAGGTCATGGCCGACACCCGGTTCAGCTCCCGCCTGGACATCGGCATCGTCCACGTGCCGTACCAGACCCCCGGCATGCCCGCCCCCACCGAACCGTCCCCGCAGATACCGGGGATGTTCATCGCCATGGACCCGCCGGACCACACCCGGCTGCGCCGCAAGCTCACCGGTGCCTTCACCGTCAAGCGCATGAAGATGCTCGAAGAGCACATCATCGACATCACCGAGCGGCAACTGGACGCCCTGGCGCGGCTGACCCCGCCGGTCGACCTGGTCAAGGAGTTCGCCCTGCCGGTGCCCTCCCTGGTGATCTGCGAACTCCTCGGTGTCCCCTACGAGGACCGGGAGACCTTCCAGAGCAACTCCGCCCAGTTCCTGGTCAAGGACCAGACGGTCGAGGAGAAGGTGGGCGCGTACAACGCGTTGACCACCTACCTCGCCGAACTGGTCACCCGCAAGCGCGCCGAGCCCGGCGACGACATCCTGTCCGACCTCGCCCGCCACGACGACCTCACCATCGAGGAACTGACCGGCATCGCCTTCCTGCTGCTGCTCGCCGGCCACGAGACCACCGCCAACATGCTGGCGCTGGGCACCTTCGCACTCCTGGAGAACCCCGGACAACTCGCCGAACTGCGCGCCGACCCCGGCCTGATCCCCGACGCCGTCGAGGAACTGATGCGCTACCTCTCCCTCGCCGACGTCTTCTACCGCTACGCCACCGAAGACATCGAACTCGGCGGCGAGACCATCCCGAAGGGGTCGACCGTCGTCGTCTCCCTGCTCGCCGCCAACCGCGACCCCCACCGCTTCGACGACCCCGACACCCTCGACATCCACCGCAAGGCCCGCGGCCACCTCTCCTTCGGCCACGGCGTCCACCAATGCCTCGGCCAGCAACTCGCCCGCATAGAGATGCGCGCCGGCTTCGACGGCCTCCTCCGCCGCTTCCCCACCCTCCACCTCGCCATCCCCGCCGACCAGGTGAAACTCCGCACCGACATGAACATCTACGGCGTCCACGAACTGCCGGTCGCCTGGACGGAGACGCCCCGGTGACCCCGCCGGCCGGGCATGCCACCCCACCTGGGAACGCGCCGCATGCCCGCCCGCGGTGTGGGCAGGCGATCGCCCATGGGACCGTTCAGCCGGTGTGAAGAGGCCATCGAACGTGTCGAGCGGGCACTGGTGCGGAAGGTGCTCGGGAGGGAGCAGGTGGAGCTGCTCGATGTGTTGCGGCGGGAGTGTGACGGCAAGGCGGTGGTGTGCGGTCGCGGCCGGGTCGTCGTGCCCAACGTCTACACCGTGGAGATCGCTGACGATCGCTATGCCGCGCTCGTCCGGCACGGCGACCGCATCGGGGAGGAGCTGACCGACTCCCTGGCCCGCCATGGTGAACACAAGGGGTACGAGTGGGCCGGACCGCTCACCGTACACATCGACCATGCCGCGCGGGTGCCCAACGGCCGCTACCGGGTCAGCAGCAGCCCGATGACGCACATCCG belongs to Streptantibioticus cattleyicolor NRRL 8057 = DSM 46488 and includes:
- a CDS encoding sensor histidine kinase, which produces MTTKPAGPVRRTLRRLGPYHVDLAYSVSVGFTLVTLALCAAPVAAVAFAAPGTGAGRRALRATRRAARFVRAYGAKWHAAGHPDDYLPDPYLPRPPRQDPATRRDLAFFASEPLVGTVLLLLPAALAWCGLFWLTAPAIGAYFGGDHSAFHGALFGSTAAALPGGVAVYLAALPLARAGRVRHGRWLPVLLGPAPAVASDVAVEHERRRLAARVAELTETRTATLDTAAAELRRIERDLHDGTQARLVALGMNLGALGTLIDTDPARARQLLGQMRDDSVKALTELRHLVRGIHPPVLAERGLADAVRALALDAPLEAEADVVLPGRPEPPIESALYFAVSELLTNAARHSGATTVRITLRHEDGLLRCAVRDDGRGGADPDAAHGSGLRGVRRRLSAFDGRVTVHSPPGGPTVVTMEIPCVLSSPRTSSSSGTDSSTS
- a CDS encoding response regulator, which encodes MRVVLAEDLFLLRDGLVNLLTAHGFTLAAAVASGPELERALREEELDVAVVDVRLPPTFTDEGLQAALAARRERPGLPVLVLSQHVEQLYARELLADGSGAVGYLLKDRVLNADQFIDAVRRVAAGGTVMDPEVIAKLLGGRRRDDPLAALTPRERDVLALMAEGASNAAIAGRLCVSESAVGKHSASIFGKLGIGASDDTNRRVLAVLAYLDGTAARDPDRP
- a CDS encoding BTAD domain-containing putative transcriptional regulator, coding for MQIGLLGPLEVHGDDGGSAQVPGARLRGLLAALALKPGQVVPKASLVDWIWGEQPPADAVNALQRLVSRLRKALPDGVVEGHTDGYRLAVEPDAVDAVRFERLVGAARGGAEDGSRRVEPLRAALGLWRGAALQDVGLRDSAGFDAAVARLEAMRLTAVEERAEAEVTLGDGARMVAELSDLVAAHPVRERLVAALMRALAAAGRDSEALLVYERTRAALADTLGVDPSPELSKVHVALLRGELGRREAERRTNLRAELTSFVGKDADVAAVRELVGAHRLTTLTGPGGSGKTRLATETARTLVGELPGGAWLVELAGVGPDGDVARAALAGLGLRDAMLGGHSTAELTDRLVAAIREREALLVLDNCEHVIESAAVFAHRVLGECRRLRVLATSREPLGITGEALWPVEPLALPAEEADPDEIASSPAVQLLRDRAGAVRRDLAADARTLAVMARVCRALDGMPLAIELAATRLRTMSVDRLAQRLDDRFRLLTSGSRTALPRHKTLRAVVDWSWELLTDAERAVLRRLSVFSGGASLEAAERVCAGPGAGPEQVLELLTALTEKSLLLAEDGDAPRYRMTGTIKEYAGHRLAEAGEFEAARRAHLAFFTELAETAEPCLRRAGQLRWLTVLGAEHDNIGAAMRGALAAGEAREAMRLAAAAGWYWWLSGRRTEGMELVSVAARMPGEAADEVRAMVYGLVVLFVSSGRGDAQQAAEWIHEAYRFSRRSGRGNPLLGLAGALERLLQGPDAMLTAFEPLLDDEDPWVRALARLHMGKMRVVTGQEGRDADVYLETALAEFEALGERFGISFARTELADRLTVRGEFAAACDHYERAVAAVTELGATEDVIRMRSAQARLHRLMGDEDACAAAIAEAQRYAERVTWPDALAELALARAELARWRGDAQEALRQLDAAAALLGDGAEWASIRAVRHDLLGYLTTDLGEARAHRAAACEAAARAGYAPLVAQVLVGVADLALRGDEHGQAARLLAASEGVRGLKDRSHPDAARIERAARHRLGDVAFAEAAREGARAPWRELVEVTLGSRP
- a CDS encoding vWA domain-containing protein, with product MANSGLWVGVLTALTALGASYITARATSRAALVQARTTATAQALREQRERRRATYREMMNRAHAFSEVTWEIDAVDAAPDRHTKDRLLTRMYERIGPAIGAMNRATHEVRLDGPAEVSAAAERVRQAARGVQPRLKALIGDGGPERRAEYDAAYVDFRDAFMAFVGLARQALEVEEG
- a CDS encoding alkaline phosphatase, which codes for MPRPTRRHLTVATALIAATTAAVAVTTTAGAFDGKDRAKSAIQGGKARNVILLIGDGMGDSEITLARDYTVGANGRLNMDAFPLTGAYTTYAVHADGTPDYVTDSAASGTGWATGVKTVNGRVSKTPGTDKPVRTLLELAQRNGYATGDVTTAELTDATPAVLASHVTDRSCQGPADMAKCPTDTIAAGGPGSIAEQEVGHKVDVLFGGGRQRFDQKVTDGRYKGLTVTEQARRLGYRVVTDDASMKAAEPGRPVLGLFAPGNVPTEWTGKPAAVGGTDPQRCVTSNPGRPAATPSLADSAAKAIRLLEAKQKHSRQGFFLQIEGASIDKQDHAADPCGQIGETAAFDKAVRVARAYAAQHPDTLVVTTADHGHTSQIVPLEATPPGLSATLVTNEGQQLKVNYSTNTPGRSQEHTGTQVRIAAQGPLAYRVLGVTNQTDLFTTVREALRLR
- a CDS encoding fibronectin type III domain-containing protein — translated: MQATASDSAPAPLRDFTGFEIERREATSDTWSVVLHHAFDPRSASATVCDPLPADGHRYEYRARSYDAAGNYSPYSVTVTASLPVPAPAGPGRISGTTAARER
- a CDS encoding LysR family transcriptional regulator substrate-binding protein, which codes for MLPRHHPAAARHRSRPEPPHLAELADQRWILGCRKSADQLVHYADLAHVALRISCTATDYDFAQSLVLAGIGIALIPEIGLTRHPGLVALPLAALSPRRHLGLALSRRRRGPAARLAEELAARLAGQAQARAEPAA
- a CDS encoding aldo/keto reductase codes for the protein MARDGTGGGPRPDGGAAARRAALDAGVRLIDTADCYQWHADELGHNERLVARALAAYGSGADDVLVATKGGRGRPGDGTWTVHGDPRHLRRAAEASAARLGVAAIGLYQLHKPDPAVPFADSVGALRDLADAGTIRMVGLSNVDPDQIRTAREILGPRLVSVQNRFSPAHPTTRDTLDLCTALGLAFLPWSPLGGISVSAVDDPGTTTPPPDTPFHALARDRGVSPQQICLAWHLALSPVVIPIPGARRPASIRDSAAAARLTLSQAELARLSPGT
- a CDS encoding cytochrome P450, translating into MSQALPIPEGLPAERDAGPFDPPRGITRMREARPVMPLIFPDGHEGWLVTGYDAVRQVMADTRFSSRLDIGIVHVPYQTPGMPAPTEPSPQIPGMFIAMDPPDHTRLRRKLTGAFTVKRMKMLEEHIIDITERQLDALARLTPPVDLVKEFALPVPSLVICELLGVPYEDRETFQSNSAQFLVKDQTVEEKVGAYNALTTYLAELVTRKRAEPGDDILSDLARHDDLTIEELTGIAFLLLLAGHETTANMLALGTFALLENPGQLAELRADPGLIPDAVEELMRYLSLADVFYRYATEDIELGGETIPKGSTVVVSLLAANRDPHRFDDPDTLDIHRKARGHLSFGHGVHQCLGQQLARIEMRAGFDGLLRRFPTLHLAIPADQVKLRTDMNIYGVHELPVAWTETPR
- a CDS encoding DUF3662 domain-containing protein; the encoded protein is MGPFSRCEEAIERVERALVRKVLGREQVELLDVLRRECDGKAVVCGRGRVVVPNVYTVEIADDRYAALVRHGDRIGEELTDSLARHGEHKGYEWAGPLTVHIDHAARVPNGRYRVSSSPMTHIRADALTPAG